A section of the Spirosoma pollinicola genome encodes:
- a CDS encoding Gfo/Idh/MocA family protein: protein MNKSDNSTPRVDSSEQTNSGTSRRQFMQTGALAAASFFIVPRHVLGGRGFIAPSDKLNIAGVGFGGKGFSDTNNSYNNGANNMVALCDVDWGLARVKENFTKHPNAKRYKDFREMLDKEGKNIDAVTVSTADHTHAVIAMAAMQRGKHVYVQKPLTHNIYEARMLTEAARKYKVVTQMGNQGSSNPQQKQMVEWFDKGLIGNVHTINLWTNRPVWPQGIPVPQPASETPVDLDWDLWLGPAQKVGYTPAYHPFKWRGWWNFGAGALGDIGCHIMDVPFRVLGLSYPTQVETSIGQVFLKDWTPEYIPEGCPPSSHVELKFPASSKNKSAVTLIWEDGGLRPFRPDMLPEGEAMPENGENGVIMQGDKGIIVCGMYGDNPRLYTKSGEKLVAAPKPTGGLPENGHQVLWTEACKAGFNSKEHKALTSSFDFAGPLTESVLMGNLAIRSYTLRTQNANGKGFDYPGRKKLMWDGKSMKITNLDEANQFVKREYRQGWSLTA, encoded by the coding sequence ATGAATAAGTCAGATAACTCAACGCCCCGTGTAGATTCGTCCGAACAGACGAACTCCGGCACGTCACGGCGTCAATTTATGCAAACCGGAGCGTTGGCTGCGGCAAGCTTCTTCATCGTGCCCCGCCACGTACTGGGCGGCAGAGGGTTTATTGCCCCTAGTGATAAACTAAACATTGCTGGTGTCGGCTTCGGTGGCAAAGGGTTTAGTGATACCAACAATTCGTATAACAACGGCGCTAATAACATGGTGGCCCTGTGTGACGTTGACTGGGGACTTGCCCGCGTGAAAGAGAACTTCACCAAGCACCCTAATGCGAAACGCTATAAGGATTTCCGGGAGATGCTGGATAAGGAAGGCAAAAATATTGATGCCGTAACGGTGTCAACCGCCGACCATACCCACGCCGTGATTGCGATGGCCGCTATGCAGCGGGGCAAGCACGTCTATGTGCAAAAACCTCTGACGCACAACATTTACGAAGCCCGGATGCTAACCGAAGCTGCTCGTAAATACAAAGTCGTTACGCAAATGGGTAACCAGGGCTCGTCCAATCCACAGCAAAAACAAATGGTGGAGTGGTTCGATAAAGGATTAATAGGCAACGTACACACCATTAACCTCTGGACTAACCGGCCCGTTTGGCCGCAGGGTATTCCTGTTCCACAACCTGCATCCGAAACCCCCGTTGATCTGGATTGGGATCTGTGGCTCGGGCCCGCTCAAAAAGTGGGTTATACTCCTGCCTATCACCCGTTCAAATGGCGCGGCTGGTGGAACTTCGGTGCCGGTGCTCTGGGCGATATTGGTTGCCACATCATGGACGTACCCTTCCGCGTGCTTGGCCTTAGCTATCCAACCCAGGTTGAAACCAGCATCGGTCAGGTATTTCTGAAAGACTGGACACCGGAGTACATTCCCGAAGGATGCCCACCTTCCTCGCACGTTGAACTGAAATTCCCGGCATCGAGCAAAAACAAGTCGGCGGTAACGTTGATCTGGGAAGATGGTGGTCTGCGCCCTTTCCGCCCGGATATGCTGCCCGAAGGCGAAGCCATGCCCGAAAATGGTGAAAATGGGGTAATCATGCAGGGTGATAAAGGTATTATCGTTTGCGGCATGTACGGCGACAACCCGCGGCTATACACCAAAAGTGGGGAAAAACTTGTAGCAGCTCCCAAACCAACGGGTGGCCTACCTGAAAACGGTCACCAGGTGTTGTGGACCGAAGCCTGCAAAGCGGGGTTCAATAGCAAAGAGCACAAAGCACTTACATCTTCGTTTGATTTCGCTGGTCCCCTCACCGAATCAGTGCTGATGGGTAACCTGGCCATTCGCAGCTACACGCTTCGCACCCAGAATGCCAACGGCAAAGGCTTTGACTACCCAGGCCGTAAAAAACTGATGTGGGATGGTAAAAGCATGAAAATCACAAACCTCGACGAAGCGAACCAGTTCGTTAAGCGCGAATACCGTCAGGGCTGGTCGTTGACGGCGTAG
- a CDS encoding FG-GAP repeat domain-containing protein — MLRTLSSCFILLILIGATAPEPGLRFNRYFVAAESYESVGVFDVDKNDTLDLVSGDFWYEGPRFRNRHLIGNEPRKDQYYDDFSTIPLDVNADGRMDFVTGGWFDQTLRWVENPGKKGATWPLHEIGKVGNVETTRAWDVDGDGTIDIVPNNPSHPLKYIKLVSPGVFKTVTVAPTQGHGLGFGDVNGDGRGDLIVSDGWLEAPANREETPWKLHKEFTFGTASVPIIVADVNGDKRNDIIVGQGHSYGLHWYEQTRDASGQRGWTKHLIDDKNSQYHSLEWVDITGDGRPELLTGKRFRAHNGRDPGEEDPVGLYYFTWEASKKQFMKHDISYGPAGVGKGTGIYFAVVDLHKTGRKDIVVAGKDGLFVFFNEGNLKK; from the coding sequence ATGCTCCGCACACTAAGTAGCTGTTTCATCTTGCTGATTCTAATCGGCGCAACGGCTCCCGAACCCGGTTTACGCTTCAACCGCTATTTTGTGGCTGCCGAAAGCTATGAATCAGTGGGGGTGTTTGATGTCGACAAAAATGATACACTCGATCTTGTGTCCGGCGATTTCTGGTACGAAGGGCCGCGTTTTAGAAACCGGCATCTGATTGGAAATGAGCCGCGAAAAGATCAGTATTATGATGATTTTTCGACCATTCCGCTTGATGTCAACGCCGACGGCCGAATGGATTTTGTAACGGGTGGCTGGTTTGATCAAACCCTTCGCTGGGTCGAAAACCCGGGTAAAAAAGGAGCTACCTGGCCCTTACATGAGATTGGTAAAGTCGGCAACGTCGAAACAACCCGCGCCTGGGACGTTGATGGTGATGGGACCATCGACATTGTGCCGAACAATCCTAGTCATCCACTTAAGTACATTAAACTGGTAAGCCCCGGCGTATTCAAGACCGTTACCGTTGCACCGACGCAGGGACATGGTTTGGGCTTTGGCGATGTCAATGGCGATGGCCGGGGTGACCTTATTGTGAGCGATGGCTGGCTCGAAGCACCGGCCAATCGGGAAGAAACGCCTTGGAAACTACACAAAGAGTTTACTTTTGGCACGGCCAGTGTGCCCATCATCGTGGCCGATGTGAACGGCGATAAACGCAACGACATTATTGTCGGGCAAGGGCATAGCTATGGACTCCACTGGTACGAACAAACCCGCGATGCCAGTGGGCAAAGAGGCTGGACGAAGCATCTGATTGACGATAAAAACTCGCAGTATCACAGTCTGGAGTGGGTTGACATTACGGGCGATGGCCGCCCTGAGTTATTAACGGGTAAACGTTTTCGGGCGCACAACGGCAGAGATCCGGGTGAAGAAGATCCCGTTGGATTGTATTACTTCACGTGGGAAGCGTCAAAAAAGCAGTTTATGAAACATGATATTTCATATGGGCCGGCCGGGGTCGGCAAGGGAACAGGCATTTACTTTGCTGTGGTCGATTTGCACAAAACCGGCAGAAAAGATATAGTCGTAGCAGGTAAGGATGGCCTATTTGTATTTTTTAATGAAGGTAACCTGAAAAAATAG